A genomic region of Runella rosea contains the following coding sequences:
- a CDS encoding AEC family transporter has product MNQTNSIFLITLGIATMGFLIKKFDFVTEQDGKAISKFLMHTTFPALMIVSMLRIKFEPTLFLIPLICIALGVVMTLVGWVWFKDYPNRLRGVLTMSCGGLNVGLFAFPIIEGIWGREGLVYVAMFDIGNTIITFGLVYSVGSYFAVKGEGRVNYGRVLKKVIQLPPLQAMFIGLTINALKIELPVVAYDFLDVLAKANKPLVLLLMGIYMSFSLERSQVWAVVKVLTIRYACGFIAILLLYVLIPEPTLARNVLLVCVILPIGMTILPFADELNYDSRIAGVLVNISLLISFLLMWGLVVGLKLA; this is encoded by the coding sequence ATGAATCAAACCAACAGTATATTCTTAATCACCCTCGGCATTGCGACGATGGGCTTTTTGATTAAAAAATTTGATTTTGTAACCGAGCAGGATGGCAAAGCTATTTCAAAATTTTTGATGCACACCACTTTTCCCGCGCTGATGATTGTCAGTATGCTTCGCATCAAATTTGAACCTACGCTTTTTCTTATTCCGTTGATTTGCATTGCCTTGGGGGTTGTTATGACTTTGGTGGGATGGGTTTGGTTTAAAGATTATCCCAACCGGCTGCGCGGTGTGCTGACCATGTCGTGTGGTGGGCTGAACGTGGGGCTTTTTGCGTTTCCTATCATTGAGGGTATTTGGGGGCGCGAAGGACTGGTGTACGTGGCGATGTTTGACATCGGCAACACCATCATCACCTTCGGATTGGTTTATTCGGTAGGTAGTTATTTTGCGGTAAAGGGCGAAGGAAGGGTGAATTATGGAAGAGTGTTGAAAAAAGTCATTCAATTGCCGCCGTTGCAGGCGATGTTCATTGGATTGACTATCAATGCCTTAAAGATAGAATTGCCAGTGGTTGCTTATGATTTTTTGGATGTACTGGCCAAAGCCAATAAGCCGCTTGTGTTGCTGCTCATGGGGATTTACATGAGTTTTTCGTTGGAGCGAAGTCAGGTGTGGGCAGTGGTGAAGGTCCTGACGATTCGTTATGCCTGCGGTTTTATCGCGATTTTGCTTTTGTACGTATTGATTCCCGAGCCTACCCTTGCGCGTAATGTGCTGTTGGTCTGTGTTATACTCCCGATTGGGATGACCATTCTTCCCTTTGCCGACGAGCTTAATTACGACTCGCGTATTGCGGGTGTGTTGGTGAATATCTCGCTGTTAATCAGCTTTTTGCTGATGTGGGGCTTGGTGGTTGGATTAAAATTGGCGTAA
- a CDS encoding glycosyl hydrolase family 18 protein, which yields MKKNAAYVAVFLLTILNSFAQTKSKEFKVVGYYVPTIPAEQIPIDLLTHINFAFAIPAKTGDTLEPLRDPEPLKKLVSFVHKNKKQVFISIGGWGIGDGGGDDTRFHKMAERPEGRRTFVKNVMKFVRTYNVDGVDLDWEYPDEDSRSADDYVALVNELGDSLHLKGKKLTAAVISYGKKGYGMKKEALDKMDWINLMAYDDDYGPSYIKAHSPYSLAIKSLDYWTKERQIPVHKTLLGLPFYSKKGMGNYGPDYKSLLKDGASPLDDYWKGAFYNGTLTIEQKTRMAKERGCGGVMIWEISCDTNDEYSLLKAIKRGAQ from the coding sequence ATGAAAAAAAATGCTGCTTACGTTGCGGTCTTTCTGTTGACAATTCTCAATTCTTTTGCTCAAACCAAGTCCAAAGAATTTAAAGTAGTGGGCTATTACGTTCCTACCATTCCCGCCGAACAAATCCCGATTGACTTACTGACACACATCAATTTTGCTTTTGCCATTCCCGCCAAAACAGGCGATACGCTGGAGCCACTACGAGACCCAGAACCGCTGAAAAAGTTGGTCAGTTTTGTGCATAAAAACAAGAAACAAGTGTTCATTTCCATCGGTGGCTGGGGCATTGGTGATGGCGGCGGCGATGATACGCGCTTTCACAAAATGGCAGAACGCCCCGAAGGACGACGTACTTTCGTAAAAAATGTAATGAAATTCGTACGCACCTATAACGTCGACGGCGTGGATTTGGACTGGGAATACCCCGACGAAGACAGCCGCTCGGCCGATGATTACGTAGCGTTGGTGAATGAATTAGGTGATTCTCTGCATCTAAAAGGCAAAAAACTGACTGCTGCGGTGATTTCCTACGGCAAAAAAGGCTACGGTATGAAAAAGGAAGCCTTGGACAAAATGGACTGGATCAATCTCATGGCCTACGACGACGATTACGGCCCGAGCTACATCAAAGCCCATTCGCCTTATTCGTTAGCCATCAAAAGTTTAGATTATTGGACTAAAGAGCGGCAAATCCCCGTCCACAAAACCCTTTTAGGCTTGCCTTTTTATTCTAAAAAAGGAATGGGGAACTACGGACCCGATTACAAATCCCTGCTCAAAGACGGCGCTAGTCCGTTGGACGATTATTGGAAAGGAGCTTTCTACAACGGCACGTTGACTATCGAACAAAAAACCCGCATGGCCAAAGAACGCGGTTGCGGTGGCGTCATGATTTGGGAAATTTCCTGCGACACCAACGACGAATATTCTCTTTTAAAAGCCATTAAACGCGGCGCTCAATAG
- a CDS encoding tagaturonate reductase, with amino-acid sequence MTYLSKNELNLLRDRPNLVVPDESVFELPEKVLQFGTGVLLRGLPDYLIDKANRQGIFNGRIVVVKSTDGGDAAAFDEQDSLYTLCVRGVELCQNVEENIVCSAISRVLSAKSQWQGILDCAKNPELQIIISNTTEVGIQLTQDDISATPPASFPGKLLAFLYARFQAFGGSKASGLVIVPTELITDNGTKLESIVIELAHRNGLESSFLDWLESANHFCNSLVDRIVPGKPDAVTYKGLTEELGYEDKLLTMSEVFRLWAIEGNEHVKQVLSFHKADDGVFVEPDINLFRELKLRLLNGTHTLSSGLAYLAGFDNVIGAMQNETMSAYISNLMMAELGLAIPYPMDEKSPQRFGMQVLDRFRNPHLNHQWLSITLNYTSKMKLRNVPTLLRYYDIFNCVPEYFSLGFAAYLCFMKSVAKERFVYFGERDGQLYPIQDEKAEYFYQQWQQNTPAQLVESVLQNKTLWDTDLTLLPGFAQSVTENVENMIDNGVKSTLEAFFYRNTTPFVEINATL; translated from the coding sequence ATGACATATCTATCTAAAAATGAATTAAATCTGCTTCGTGACCGACCAAACTTGGTCGTTCCCGACGAGTCTGTTTTTGAATTACCCGAAAAAGTACTGCAATTCGGCACTGGAGTTTTGCTGAGGGGATTACCCGATTATTTGATTGACAAGGCCAATCGGCAAGGCATTTTCAACGGCCGAATCGTAGTAGTCAAATCGACCGATGGCGGCGATGCCGCCGCTTTTGACGAGCAAGACAGCCTTTATACGCTGTGTGTTAGGGGGGTTGAACTGTGTCAAAACGTAGAAGAAAATATCGTTTGCTCGGCCATCAGCCGCGTGCTGTCGGCCAAATCGCAATGGCAAGGAATTTTGGATTGCGCCAAGAACCCCGAACTTCAAATCATCATTTCCAACACCACAGAAGTAGGCATTCAGCTCACGCAGGATGATATTTCTGCCACTCCGCCCGCGTCATTCCCAGGGAAATTGTTGGCGTTTTTATACGCCCGGTTTCAGGCCTTTGGCGGTAGCAAAGCGTCGGGGTTGGTGATTGTTCCTACCGAATTGATTACTGACAACGGCACTAAACTTGAGTCCATCGTCATCGAATTGGCCCACCGCAACGGGCTAGAGTCTAGTTTTCTGGATTGGCTCGAAAGCGCTAATCATTTTTGTAACTCATTGGTAGACCGAATCGTACCCGGCAAACCTGACGCCGTTACTTATAAAGGACTTACCGAGGAATTGGGCTACGAAGACAAACTGCTCACAATGAGCGAAGTATTCAGACTGTGGGCCATCGAAGGCAACGAACACGTAAAACAGGTGCTTTCTTTTCACAAAGCCGACGATGGTGTTTTTGTTGAGCCAGATATTAACCTCTTTCGCGAACTTAAACTGCGCCTGCTGAACGGCACCCACACTTTGAGCAGCGGCTTAGCCTATTTAGCCGGATTTGACAACGTCATTGGTGCAATGCAAAACGAAACGATGTCGGCGTATATCAGCAATCTAATGATGGCCGAATTGGGTCTTGCGATTCCGTACCCTATGGACGAAAAAAGCCCGCAACGTTTTGGAATGCAGGTATTAGACCGCTTTCGTAATCCACATCTCAATCATCAATGGCTCAGCATCACGCTCAATTATACCTCAAAAATGAAACTGCGTAATGTTCCGACGCTCCTTCGTTATTACGATATTTTCAACTGTGTACCTGAATATTTTTCATTGGGTTTTGCGGCTTATTTGTGTTTTATGAAATCGGTTGCCAAGGAGCGCTTTGTCTATTTTGGCGAACGAGACGGGCAGCTCTATCCTATTCAGGACGAAAAAGCAGAGTATTTTTATCAACAATGGCAACAAAATACGCCTGCTCAATTGGTTGAATCGGTGCTGCAAAATAAAACGCTGTGGGACACCGACCTTACTTTGCTCCCCGGTTTTGCCCAAAGTGTAACAGAAAACGTAGAAAATATGATTGACAATGGGGTAAAATCCACGCTTGAAGCCTTTTTTTATAGAAATACAACCCCATTCGTAGAAATTAACGCGACTCTCTAA
- a CDS encoding PNGase F N-terminal domain-containing protein codes for MKSFPIFILLLLCFYESHAQTNDVWQITYLRKNNGKVPPNQDPIIVLASASGTSVSSEKTIKGETKPPFEISFVDRTDNSLYQIAFFANGKTLMTQDSKALAEQKIELLSDTQVILGYTCKKATTVVNSNRIDLWYTEELKIKGAPSALGQNLGLVLKMVRNGNSETEAVKIEKNTPWAAKNQLPQPHPQRVDALTYKDELWKSRFIQLPVFSHQIINFSDSVHAANEVVRFAHGTVIAKKVKFPSVGAASNVFLELSQYSNGDAYDRTGSVFMIPTQRKVSFLDALQKSVKELPIYENGNGKQYQGVVQTPDYLPVLELMRFFTPFGVRQYNYLQLKNKTWADSTYYRQDISDLLPAYNGQEVWVAVFIGNYDKGGHKVSLNFSVHPNERPTAKQQSRIVPLFNTTNVMEMAGQEYGTMFNNEKGLQVTFDVPEGAKNLKLRYITTGHGGWGNGDEFVPKANTISVDGRQIFTITPWRADCGSYRLVNPASGNFNNGLSSSDLSRSNWCPGTVTNPIWIELGNLPAGKHTLQVHIPQGLPEGGSFSAWNVSGALMGEW; via the coding sequence ATGAAATCATTCCCGATATTCATCCTCTTACTGTTGTGTTTCTACGAAAGCCATGCCCAAACCAACGACGTTTGGCAGATTACGTATCTAAGAAAAAACAACGGGAAAGTACCCCCCAATCAAGACCCGATTATTGTATTAGCATCGGCCTCTGGGACGAGCGTCTCGTCAGAAAAAACCATCAAAGGCGAGACTAAACCTCCTTTTGAAATCAGCTTTGTAGACCGAACCGACAACAGTCTGTACCAGATTGCATTTTTCGCCAACGGCAAAACCCTCATGACGCAGGACAGCAAAGCATTGGCAGAGCAAAAAATTGAATTACTCTCTGATACTCAAGTAATTTTGGGGTACACCTGCAAAAAAGCCACTACCGTTGTCAACTCCAACCGCATCGACCTTTGGTACACCGAAGAGCTAAAAATAAAAGGCGCGCCTTCGGCATTGGGGCAAAATTTAGGGTTGGTTTTGAAAATGGTGCGCAACGGCAACAGTGAAACCGAAGCCGTGAAGATTGAAAAAAACACCCCTTGGGCGGCCAAAAACCAACTTCCGCAACCCCATCCACAGCGGGTAGATGCCCTCACGTACAAAGATGAACTCTGGAAAAGTCGATTTATTCAGCTACCCGTTTTTAGTCATCAAATCATCAATTTTTCGGATTCGGTTCATGCCGCAAACGAAGTGGTTCGGTTTGCCCACGGTACTGTGATTGCCAAAAAAGTAAAATTCCCCTCGGTTGGGGCCGCCTCAAATGTCTTTCTGGAACTTTCGCAGTACTCCAACGGCGACGCCTACGACCGCACAGGCTCGGTGTTTATGATTCCAACCCAACGTAAAGTATCGTTTTTGGACGCCCTGCAAAAATCGGTAAAGGAATTACCCATTTACGAAAACGGCAATGGTAAACAGTATCAAGGCGTTGTACAAACGCCTGATTATCTGCCTGTATTGGAATTGATGCGGTTTTTTACGCCTTTTGGCGTGCGTCAATACAATTATTTACAACTCAAAAACAAAACTTGGGCTGATTCCACTTATTACCGCCAAGACATCAGCGACTTGCTGCCGGCCTACAACGGCCAGGAAGTGTGGGTTGCGGTTTTTATCGGTAATTACGACAAAGGCGGCCATAAAGTAAGTCTCAATTTTTCTGTTCACCCCAACGAACGCCCCACCGCTAAGCAGCAATCCCGAATCGTGCCGCTTTTTAACACCACTAACGTCATGGAAATGGCGGGACAGGAATACGGAACAATGTTCAACAACGAAAAAGGCTTACAAGTGACCTTCGATGTACCCGAAGGGGCCAAAAACCTAAAACTCCGCTACATTACAACTGGCCACGGTGGCTGGGGCAACGGCGACGAATTTGTACCCAAAGCCAATACAATCTCCGTAGACGGCCGACAGATTTTTACCATCACGCCTTGGCGCGCCGACTGCGGCAGCTACCGGCTGGTCAATCCTGCTTCGGGCAATTTCAACAACGGGCTCTCCTCTTCTGATCTGAGTCGCTCCAACTGGTGCCCAGGCACGGTCACCAACCCAATTTGGATAGAATTGGGCAACCTACCCGCTGGCAAGCATACCCTCCAAGTCCACATACCACAGGGCCTCCCCGAAGGCGGTAGCTTCAGCGCATGGAACGTATCTGGTGCGCTAATGGGCGAATGGTAG
- a CDS encoding glycoside hydrolase family 88 protein — protein MKHLLFYSFILAISHSLVAQKTPYSVRMAESVMSWHKDSITVKEGKPAGWDYEQGLIYKAIEKVWNRTGDGKYFEYVVRDINRYVQKEGSIRTYKYDDFNLDNIPTGRALLTIYQQTQPDKEKYRKAADLLWKQIENQPKTKEGGYWHKKRYPNQMWLDGLFMAEPFSAEYSLIFNHPEHFNDIAKQFALIEKYAVDPKTGLIYHAYDESKSEKWADPKTGLSPHFWSRAIGWYAMALVDVLDYFPETHPERANLVKYLQRLAPALVKYQDAKSGVWYQMTTQGTRKGNYFEASASCMFVYALAKGVRMGYLPQTYLSVAQKGYAGILKEFVEETPNGTLNLNKTVSVGGLGGTPYRDGSYEYYLSEPIRQNDLKGVGPFIFASVEMEIASENSLGKGKTVATDYYFNREFRKNWNGQEEQFHYTWEDPMHSGFKVWGNIFRDLGAKTTAIQAAPTAENLKNVDVYIIVDPDTKKETANPNFIQDTDIKQISNWVKAGGTLVLMANDTANCEHKNFNRLANEFGIQFLPKNVNMVQGTQWEQGRIDIPSGNQIFKNTKAVYIKELAPLNLKAPAQGIMSHKGDVIIGVAKVGKGTVFAVGDPWLYNEYTDGRRIPVVYENFSAAKDLATWLLSAKK, from the coding sequence ATGAAACACCTACTATTTTATTCATTTATTCTGGCCATCAGCCATTCGCTCGTTGCCCAAAAAACGCCTTACTCGGTTCGGATGGCCGAATCGGTGATGAGTTGGCACAAAGATTCCATTACAGTTAAGGAAGGGAAGCCCGCGGGCTGGGATTACGAGCAAGGTTTGATTTATAAAGCCATCGAAAAAGTATGGAACCGCACTGGCGACGGTAAGTATTTTGAGTATGTGGTGCGGGATATAAATCGCTACGTCCAAAAAGAAGGGAGCATTCGTACCTATAAATACGATGATTTCAACCTCGACAATATCCCAACGGGGCGCGCACTGTTGACAATCTACCAACAAACCCAGCCCGACAAAGAAAAATACCGCAAAGCCGCTGATTTATTGTGGAAACAAATTGAAAACCAGCCCAAAACCAAAGAAGGCGGGTACTGGCACAAAAAGCGTTACCCCAACCAAATGTGGCTCGACGGGCTGTTTATGGCCGAGCCTTTTTCGGCGGAATACAGCCTCATTTTCAACCATCCCGAGCATTTTAACGACATTGCAAAGCAGTTTGCGCTGATTGAGAAATACGCCGTTGACCCAAAAACAGGGCTCATTTACCACGCGTACGATGAAAGTAAGTCCGAAAAATGGGCCGACCCAAAAACGGGCCTCTCGCCGCACTTTTGGAGTCGGGCCATCGGCTGGTATGCCATGGCGCTCGTCGATGTGTTGGATTATTTTCCTGAGACTCACCCCGAGCGCGCCAATCTGGTCAAATACCTGCAACGTTTAGCGCCTGCGCTTGTCAAGTATCAAGATGCTAAGTCGGGCGTATGGTACCAGATGACCACCCAAGGTACGCGCAAAGGCAATTATTTTGAAGCCTCCGCTTCGTGCATGTTTGTGTACGCGTTGGCCAAGGGCGTACGCATGGGCTATTTACCTCAAACTTATTTGTCGGTGGCCCAAAAAGGCTACGCCGGCATCCTCAAAGAATTTGTAGAAGAAACCCCCAACGGCACGCTCAACCTCAACAAAACGGTGAGCGTGGGCGGCCTCGGCGGCACACCTTACCGCGATGGCAGCTATGAGTACTACCTCAGCGAGCCCATTCGCCAGAATGACCTCAAAGGCGTCGGGCCGTTCATCTTTGCCAGCGTCGAGATGGAAATTGCCTCTGAAAATAGCCTTGGTAAAGGCAAAACCGTCGCCACGGATTATTATTTCAATCGTGAGTTCCGCAAAAATTGGAACGGGCAGGAAGAACAATTTCATTACACATGGGAAGACCCCATGCACTCTGGATTCAAGGTTTGGGGGAATATTTTTCGTGATTTAGGTGCCAAAACCACGGCCATCCAAGCCGCCCCAACGGCCGAAAATCTCAAAAATGTAGACGTTTACATCATCGTTGACCCCGATACGAAAAAAGAAACTGCTAATCCCAATTTCATTCAAGACACTGACATCAAGCAAATCAGTAATTGGGTAAAAGCTGGCGGAACGCTCGTTTTGATGGCCAACGACACCGCCAATTGTGAGCATAAAAATTTCAACCGTTTGGCCAATGAATTCGGCATTCAATTTCTGCCCAAAAACGTGAATATGGTACAAGGCACGCAGTGGGAGCAGGGACGCATCGACATTCCGTCGGGAAATCAGATTTTCAAAAATACTAAAGCTGTTTACATCAAAGAATTAGCCCCGCTCAACTTGAAAGCACCCGCCCAAGGGATTATGAGTCATAAAGGAGACGTGATTATCGGCGTAGCAAAAGTAGGAAAAGGAACGGTGTTTGCCGTAGGTGACCCATGGCTGTACAATGAATACACCGATGGCCGCCGCATTCCTGTCGTTTATGAAAACTTTTCGGCCGCCAAAGATTTAGCTACGTGGCTACTTTCTGCCAAAAAATAG
- a CDS encoding B12-binding domain-containing radical SAM protein: MRMVSPNKLLLLTPPFTQLNTPYPATAYIKGFLNTLGVPSWQADLGIEVILALFSPDGLTQLFDALDRAEHDIELSDNAFRIYSLRDEYITTIEPVILFLQNKNPTLAHSICDRTYLPEASRFKEVEDLEWAFGTMGTQDKARHLATLYLEDLGDFIQESIDPHFGFSRYAERLGRTATHFDEMQASLQATDTLITTLLTDLLDQKIKMFEPTVVCLTVPFPGNLFGAFKCGQYLKKHYPDIKIVMGGGFCNTELRSLSDPRVFDYVDYVCLDDGEAPLRSLLEYLEQKRPLEKLKRIFSLVDNHVVFHNGASEKDVAQRETGTPDYTDLKLMEYLSVIEIVNPMHRLWSDGRWNKLTLAHGCYWGKCSFCDISLDYIKNYEPLTASLICDRIEEIIQKTKQNGFHFVDEAAPPALLRDVAIEIIRRKLTVVWWTNIRFEKNFTHDLSILLKASGCIAMSGGLEVASDRLLEKMKKGVTVGQVARVTDGFTQAGIMVHAYLMYGFPTQTTQETVDSLEMVRQLFQNGVLQSGFWHRFAMTSHSPVGLQPEAFDVQRIGPDFGGFADNDLYHNDPTGANHDLFGEGLRKSLFNYMHGVGFEIPLNKWFPFKVPSTTIPPNYIQKQITQYEDSIRKNAFVVWLGNLPSLAYFEVKQGKKTVQMAELHFYHKKHDLVLEVPAAMGDFWMEIFPKIAIANFDKPFLHQQLQSDFETKSFGSFDAFCKTTAWKQLRENGLLIL; the protein is encoded by the coding sequence ATGCGCATGGTTTCCCCAAACAAGCTTTTACTGCTCACCCCGCCGTTTACCCAACTCAATACTCCCTACCCGGCCACGGCCTACATCAAGGGTTTTTTGAACACGTTGGGTGTGCCATCATGGCAGGCAGATTTGGGCATTGAGGTCATTTTGGCGCTTTTTTCTCCCGACGGACTTACCCAACTCTTTGACGCCCTTGACCGCGCCGAGCATGACATCGAACTGTCGGACAATGCCTTCCGCATCTATAGTCTCCGCGACGAGTACATTACGACCATTGAGCCCGTTATTCTTTTTCTACAGAACAAAAATCCCACACTCGCTCACAGCATTTGTGACCGTACGTACCTTCCCGAAGCCTCCCGCTTCAAAGAAGTAGAGGATCTCGAATGGGCCTTTGGCACCATGGGCACGCAAGACAAAGCCCGTCACTTGGCCACGCTGTATTTGGAAGATTTGGGGGATTTTATTCAGGAAAGCATCGACCCGCATTTTGGTTTTAGCCGCTACGCCGAGCGTTTGGGCCGCACGGCTACACATTTTGATGAAATGCAGGCTTCGCTGCAAGCAACTGATACGCTGATTACTACACTGCTCACTGATTTGCTCGACCAAAAAATCAAGATGTTTGAGCCGACGGTCGTTTGCCTGACCGTGCCCTTTCCAGGCAATCTTTTCGGGGCTTTTAAATGCGGTCAATACCTAAAAAAACACTACCCCGACATCAAAATCGTAATGGGGGGTGGTTTTTGTAACACCGAACTCCGCTCACTGTCAGACCCGCGCGTGTTTGACTACGTCGATTATGTCTGCTTAGACGATGGGGAAGCGCCGCTGCGCTCGCTGCTAGAGTACTTAGAACAAAAACGACCGCTGGAAAAACTCAAGCGTATTTTTTCATTGGTGGATAACCACGTCGTTTTCCACAACGGAGCCTCCGAAAAAGACGTTGCCCAACGCGAAACGGGCACGCCCGATTACACCGATTTGAAGCTGATGGAGTATTTGTCAGTCATTGAGATTGTCAATCCGATGCACCGCCTCTGGAGCGACGGCCGGTGGAACAAACTGACCTTGGCGCACGGTTGTTACTGGGGAAAATGCTCTTTCTGTGATATTTCGCTTGATTATATCAAAAACTACGAGCCGCTCACGGCTTCGCTCATCTGCGACCGCATTGAAGAAATCATCCAGAAAACCAAGCAAAACGGTTTTCATTTTGTGGACGAAGCTGCGCCACCAGCGCTGTTACGAGACGTAGCCATCGAAATCATTCGTCGGAAACTGACCGTCGTTTGGTGGACCAACATTCGTTTTGAGAAGAATTTCACGCACGATTTGTCCATTCTCTTGAAGGCGTCTGGTTGTATTGCCATGTCGGGTGGGTTGGAAGTTGCCTCGGACCGATTGTTGGAAAAAATGAAAAAGGGCGTAACCGTAGGGCAGGTTGCTCGCGTCACCGACGGTTTTACGCAAGCGGGCATCATGGTTCATGCCTATTTGATGTACGGTTTTCCGACCCAAACCACGCAAGAAACCGTTGATTCATTGGAAATGGTGCGGCAATTGTTCCAAAATGGCGTGTTGCAATCGGGCTTTTGGCACCGCTTCGCCATGACCTCACATAGCCCCGTGGGCTTACAACCCGAAGCCTTCGATGTACAACGAATCGGTCCCGACTTCGGCGGTTTTGCCGACAACGACCTCTACCACAACGACCCAACGGGGGCCAATCACGACCTGTTTGGGGAAGGTTTGCGCAAGTCGCTGTTCAATTATATGCACGGCGTAGGGTTTGAGATTCCACTCAATAAGTGGTTTCCGTTCAAAGTGCCTTCCACGACCATTCCTCCCAATTATATTCAAAAGCAAATTACCCAGTACGAAGATTCGATTCGTAAAAATGCCTTTGTAGTTTGGTTGGGAAACCTGCCTTCATTGGCCTATTTTGAGGTAAAACAAGGCAAAAAAACGGTGCAGATGGCCGAACTACATTTTTACCACAAAAAACATGATTTGGTACTTGAAGTACCCGCAGCAATGGGGGATTTTTGGATGGAGATATTCCCAAAAATTGCCATTGCTAATTTCGATAAGCCTTTTTTACATCAACAATTACAAAGCGATTTTGAAACTAAATCCTTTGGAAGTTTTGACGCTTTTTGCAAGACAACAGCCTGGAAGCAATTGCGCGAGAATGGGCTGTTAATTCTATAA
- a CDS encoding cupin domain-containing protein, with product MHPSFEKVLVADDDLPWEVVDEKIKRKVMSYTNELMLVKVAFKQGGIGTIHQHSHLQISYVASGVFEVTIGDQTRNLKGGDVYFVPSNVLHGAVCLEEGLLVDVFNPMREDFV from the coding sequence ATGCATCCTTCATTCGAAAAAGTACTGGTCGCCGACGACGACCTTCCTTGGGAAGTCGTCGATGAGAAAATAAAGCGTAAAGTCATGTCATACACCAATGAGTTGATGTTGGTGAAAGTTGCTTTTAAACAGGGAGGGATTGGAACAATTCATCAACACTCCCATTTGCAAATCAGCTACGTAGCCAGCGGGGTGTTTGAAGTGACCATCGGCGACCAAACCAGAAACTTAAAAGGGGGAGACGTCTATTTTGTTCCTTCCAACGTATTACACGGAGCCGTTTGCTTAGAAGAAGGATTATTGGTTGATGTTTTCAATCCCATGCGCGAAGATTTTGTCTAA